The following proteins come from a genomic window of Pseudomonadota bacterium:
- a CDS encoding lysophospholipid acyltransferase family protein has protein sequence MSLGKAIKDRILPPEMAEQLASIPRAPGEFKRDPWGMDKERSWLSFAVCKRLYDDYFRVQANGLENVPTKGRLLVIANHSGQLPMDGLLIGMALSTNPHGARAPRAMIERFFPTVPFVGNALNHMGAVIGDPVNCSRMLEHEACIVVFPEGIRGSGKPYADRYQLQRFGTGFMHLALKHNTPILPVGVVGCEETMPSAGNIKPLAKLLGIPYFPLAFPLPLPARVTLNFGKPLTFEGSVDSEDEVVAHVETVKSHINALIEDGLNDRTSVY, from the coding sequence ATGAGTTTGGGAAAAGCGATTAAAGACCGAATCTTGCCGCCGGAAATGGCTGAACAGTTGGCGAGCATTCCTCGCGCGCCCGGTGAGTTCAAGCGCGACCCATGGGGCATGGACAAAGAGCGATCCTGGCTCAGTTTCGCCGTCTGCAAACGTCTATACGATGACTATTTTCGTGTGCAAGCCAATGGGCTTGAAAATGTGCCGACGAAAGGTCGTTTATTGGTGATTGCCAACCACAGCGGGCAGCTACCGATGGATGGCTTGCTCATCGGCATGGCGCTGTCGACCAATCCGCATGGTGCGCGGGCGCCTCGCGCCATGATCGAGCGTTTTTTTCCAACGGTGCCGTTTGTCGGCAATGCGCTCAATCATATGGGTGCGGTGATCGGTGATCCGGTCAATTGCTCGCGCATGCTCGAACACGAGGCCTGCATCGTTGTCTTTCCAGAAGGCATTCGAGGTTCGGGCAAACCGTATGCGGACCGCTATCAATTGCAGCGTTTTGGCACAGGGTTTATGCATCTGGCACTCAAACACAACACACCCATCCTGCCGGTTGGCGTAGTGGGGTGTGAGGAAACCATGCCGAGCGCCGGCAACATAAAGCCGCTGGCCAAACTACTGGGCATTCCCTATTTTCCGCTCGCCTTTCCACTACCGCTTCCGGCGCGCGTCACGCTTAACTTTGGCAAACCGCTCACCTTTGAAGGATCGGTCGACAGTGAGGACGAGGTGGTGGCGCACGTCGAAACGGTCAAGTCGCACATCAATGCACTGATCGAAGACGGTTTGAACGATCGTACGAGCGTCTACTGA
- a CDS encoding ABC-type transport auxiliary lipoprotein family protein — MRRFEWLVLATAVMTVSGCALLPTFGAKDDSREQIYTLDPMIRDDVASDTVCQSLEVGDAFGAPGFRTSRMAYSTAPFEIDYFAYARWADAVPRLLRQPLHRAFASHRGFGDVITAPALAPTRFRVEVNDVRLIQRFESRDATQSRVEFDANVRVFSVNPNRVLATQQFTLTRAASGDPASGVEAANRLVSDWIREVVSFTYDACRSSEVS; from the coding sequence ATGAGACGATTCGAATGGCTGGTGCTCGCGACGGCGGTGATGACGGTGTCCGGCTGTGCGTTATTGCCAACGTTTGGTGCCAAAGACGATTCGCGCGAGCAGATTTACACACTCGACCCTATGATTCGTGACGACGTTGCCAGCGATACGGTGTGTCAGAGTCTGGAGGTGGGGGACGCGTTTGGCGCGCCCGGCTTTCGAACGTCGCGTATGGCCTACAGCACGGCACCCTTTGAAATCGATTATTTTGCGTATGCACGTTGGGCTGATGCCGTGCCGCGACTGTTGCGACAACCGTTGCATCGTGCCTTTGCGTCGCACAGAGGATTTGGCGACGTGATTACCGCACCGGCTCTGGCGCCCACACGGTTTCGCGTCGAAGTCAACGACGTGCGTTTAATACAACGCTTCGAATCGCGTGATGCGACTCAGTCGCGCGTGGAATTCGATGCCAATGTGCGGGTTTTTTCGGTCAATCCCAATCGTGTGCTGGCCACCCAGCAATTCACGCTCACACGGGCCGCGTCAGGCGATCCGGCCAGCGGAGTAGAGGCGGCTAACCGGCTGGTGTCCGACTGGATTCGCGAGGTGGTGTCGTTCACCTACGACGCCTGCCGGTCGTCCGAGGTATCCTAA
- a CDS encoding MlaD family protein yields the protein MTPRSSYILVGVFVLLLGAALIAGLLWLTTGGPPRDYAGYLVYMTESVSGLNVDADVKYKGVSVGRVSEVGLDPDNPERVRIVLLVLEDTPVKTDTVATLELQGITGIANINLTGGSQAAGLLLPQDDADDYPIIASRPSLLMRLDDSVSELFASIIATSDRLGLLLNEQNQASVAATLANTEQLTATLNARANELSALMNDTARLINKVDAATTDLPILVDQFVRSATALEQMALSLAQTGETLQATSADLQNTVAASGGDVRAFTASAFPQATQLIQELKMTAANLREVSESLQDDPSRVLFGGPTPEPGPGEE from the coding sequence ATGACGCCTCGTTCTAGCTACATACTGGTTGGTGTCTTTGTCCTGTTGTTGGGCGCGGCGCTTATCGCCGGTCTTTTGTGGCTCACAACCGGTGGCCCCCCGCGCGACTACGCAGGCTATTTGGTGTACATGACCGAGTCGGTATCAGGATTAAATGTCGATGCTGACGTTAAATACAAAGGGGTGAGTGTCGGACGGGTGAGCGAGGTCGGACTCGATCCTGATAATCCGGAGCGTGTGCGAATTGTGCTGTTGGTGCTTGAGGACACACCGGTCAAGACCGACACCGTGGCGACGCTCGAGCTGCAGGGTATCACCGGCATCGCCAACATTAATCTGACTGGAGGGTCGCAAGCGGCTGGGCTGCTCTTGCCACAAGATGATGCGGACGATTACCCGATCATCGCGAGTCGGCCGTCACTACTCATGCGACTGGATGACAGCGTATCGGAGTTGTTTGCCAGCATCATCGCCACGAGTGATCGACTGGGTCTGCTGCTCAACGAACAGAACCAGGCCAGTGTGGCCGCTACCCTTGCTAATACCGAGCAGCTGACTGCCACACTGAATGCGCGCGCCAATGAGCTGTCGGCGTTGATGAACGATACCGCGCGTTTGATCAATAAAGTTGACGCTGCGACCACCGACTTACCGATTTTGGTTGACCAGTTTGTACGCTCCGCGACGGCGCTCGAACAGATGGCGCTGAGTTTGGCGCAAACCGGTGAGACGCTGCAGGCGACGAGTGCCGATTTGCAAAATACGGTGGCCGCGAGCGGTGGCGACGTGCGTGCCTTTACGGCCAGCGCGTTTCCTCAGGCCACACAGCTCATTCAGGAGCTGAAAATGACGGCGGCCAACCTTCGCGAAGTCAGTGAATCGCTTCAAGATGATCCCAGTCGCGTGCTGTTTGGCGGTCCTACCCCTGAACCCGGACCTGGAGAGGAGTGA
- a CDS encoding ATP-binding cassette domain-containing protein, with amino-acid sequence MSSNDNLVEVSDVVTRFGDKVVHDRVTFNIRRGEVFAIVGGSGSGKSTVMRHIVMLSQPTAGSIKVFGEEVTRLGEIESLRLRKRIGVMFQYGALFSDKSVLENVGVPLREHTKLDDAFIDELAAIKLKLSNLDVSVAPLMPAELSGGMKKRAALARAIALDPELLVLDEPGSGLDPVSARALDELILQLKELLGLTIVMITHDMNSLMNVADRAVFLGRKIALACDTPSRLAQSEYPEVAEFFAPAGLTS; translated from the coding sequence ATGTCCAGTAACGACAATCTGGTCGAAGTTAGCGATGTTGTGACCCGTTTTGGCGATAAAGTCGTGCACGACCGCGTGACGTTCAACATTCGACGAGGCGAAGTGTTTGCGATTGTCGGCGGCAGCGGTAGCGGTAAGTCGACCGTTATGCGTCATATCGTGATGCTGTCGCAGCCCACCGCTGGATCCATCAAAGTGTTCGGCGAAGAGGTGACCCGTCTTGGCGAAATCGAATCACTGCGCTTGCGTAAACGCATTGGCGTAATGTTTCAATATGGTGCGCTGTTTTCCGATAAATCGGTGCTTGAAAACGTCGGTGTTCCGCTTCGCGAACACACCAAACTCGACGACGCCTTCATTGACGAACTCGCCGCGATCAAACTCAAGTTGTCCAACCTCGATGTCAGCGTGGCGCCGCTTATGCCGGCTGAGCTCAGCGGTGGCATGAAAAAACGGGCGGCATTAGCACGGGCTATTGCGCTCGATCCGGAGCTTCTGGTCCTCGACGAACCAGGCTCCGGACTGGATCCGGTGAGTGCCCGCGCACTCGATGAACTAATTTTGCAGCTCAAAGAGCTGCTTGGCCTGACAATTGTTATGATTACGCACGATATGAACTCACTAATGAACGTAGCGGACCGCGCGGTCTTTCTCGGACGGAAAATAGCGCTCGCCTGTGATACGCCGTCACGTCTGGCGCAATCCGAGTATCCCGAGGTCGCCGAGTTTTTCGCGCCGGCGGGGCTGACATCATGA
- a CDS encoding MlaE family lipid ABC transporter permease subunit codes for MARDTDPTIQQHGHTLTLEGHWRAESLPSLTRALDAFRNDDALIIDASGIASLDTAGAWYLTRSIQVLEQHQTVSLVGLSANHAGLMELVASHGVHQSDIPHEEHPGFLEHIGRDTYSTANGYLAFLAFIGRLTMSSLRIALTPAQLRWSSVVKHIEEGGFDALPIVGLLTFLLGIVIAYQGGIALSTYGASIYTADFVGLAMVRELSPLITAIIVAGRTGSAYTAQIATMKVTEEIDALRTMGISPVEELALPKFFALLVALPLLTVFGDIMGLLGGMVMANSLLDVSFAIFVDRVTQTVSPTDVIVGVGKAPVFALMIAAVGCYQGFEVQAGAEQVGHQTTISVVQAIFLVLVTDALFSVVFSKLGI; via the coding sequence ATGGCGCGCGACACTGACCCTACTATTCAACAGCACGGCCACACGTTGACGCTCGAGGGCCATTGGCGAGCCGAGTCGTTACCCTCGCTCACCCGTGCACTTGACGCTTTTCGCAATGACGATGCGCTGATCATCGACGCATCGGGGATTGCCTCGTTGGATACCGCCGGCGCGTGGTACCTCACCCGCTCAATACAAGTCTTAGAGCAGCACCAGACGGTATCGCTCGTGGGTCTGTCGGCAAATCACGCCGGACTGATGGAGCTGGTAGCGTCGCATGGCGTGCATCAATCCGATATCCCGCACGAAGAGCACCCCGGTTTTCTGGAGCATATTGGACGCGATACCTACTCGACCGCCAACGGCTATCTGGCGTTTCTGGCCTTCATCGGGCGGCTCACCATGTCATCACTGCGTATTGCGCTAACGCCCGCTCAGTTGCGTTGGTCTTCGGTGGTCAAACACATCGAGGAGGGTGGATTTGACGCGCTGCCGATCGTGGGTCTACTCACATTTTTGCTGGGTATTGTTATCGCCTACCAAGGGGGTATCGCGCTGTCGACTTACGGGGCTAGCATTTATACCGCTGATTTTGTCGGCCTGGCCATGGTGCGTGAACTGTCGCCCCTGATCACAGCGATCATTGTGGCGGGGCGAACCGGGTCGGCGTACACCGCTCAAATCGCCACGATGAAAGTCACCGAAGAGATTGATGCATTGCGCACGATGGGCATTTCACCGGTCGAAGAGTTGGCTTTGCCCAAATTTTTTGCGTTGCTCGTAGCGCTGCCACTGCTCACTGTGTTTGGCGATATCATGGGTCTTCTGGGCGGCATGGTGATGGCCAATAGTCTGCTTGATGTCAGCTTTGCCATTTTTGTTGACCGCGTGACACAGACCGTGTCGCCCACGGACGTCATCGTAGGCGTAGGAAAAGCGCCGGTATTTGCATTGATGATCGCCGCGGTGGGTTGTTATCAAGGCTTTGAAGTTCAGGCGGGTGCCGAGCAAGTGGGGCATCAAACCACGATCAGTGTGGTGCAAGCCATTTTTCTGGTGCTCGTCACCGACGCGCTGTTCTCGGTTGTCTTCAGCAAGCTTGGGATATAA
- a CDS encoding cytochrome c translates to MNRPSIRLKSLIAVFLLAYAGAAWSADSADTDDAQPVKPARSGEELAKTCAACHGAEGISISPDFPNLAGQYRSYLLHALKDYRSGERANAIMMPLVKDLSDQELKNLADYYANMSGLDTLPTD, encoded by the coding sequence GTGAACCGTCCGTCAATTCGTCTCAAATCGTTGATCGCGGTCTTCTTACTCGCCTACGCCGGTGCCGCCTGGAGTGCCGACAGCGCCGATACGGATGACGCACAACCGGTCAAGCCCGCGCGTTCCGGTGAAGAGTTGGCCAAAACTTGTGCGGCCTGCCATGGTGCCGAAGGCATCTCGATTTCGCCTGATTTTCCCAATCTGGCCGGTCAATACCGCAGTTACTTACTTCATGCGCTGAAGGACTATCGCTCAGGCGAGCGTGCGAATGCGATTATGATGCCGCTGGTGAAAGATCTGAGTGACCAGGAGCTCAAAAACCTCGCGGACTATTACGCCAATATGTCGGGACTTGATACGTTACCCACCGACTAG
- a CDS encoding cytochrome c encodes MLLRISILAVLLAATMGAPPVALAEGDAQAGRIKAETCIGCHGIEGYKNTYPTFRVPKLKGQHGSYIALSLRAYRSGERKHPTMHSQASALSDQDIDDIAAYIESLK; translated from the coding sequence ATGTTATTGAGAATCAGTATCTTAGCGGTATTGCTAGCGGCCACAATGGGCGCTCCTCCGGTCGCTTTGGCCGAGGGTGACGCGCAGGCCGGCAGAATCAAAGCCGAAACATGTATTGGCTGCCACGGCATCGAGGGCTACAAGAACACGTATCCGACGTTTCGCGTGCCGAAACTCAAAGGCCAACACGGAAGTTACATCGCGCTGTCACTGCGTGCCTATCGTTCCGGTGAACGTAAGCACCCCACCATGCATTCCCAGGCCAGCGCGCTGTCCGATCAGGACATTGATGACATCGCTGCCTATATCGAGTCACTGAAATGA
- a CDS encoding GGDEF domain-containing protein, with amino-acid sequence MSMHTTDPHTTASAPAPAAQRMVSPMKLSTLHSLNSTFFSDAALFDAVTPDSVAHYLNGCEIQSVPAGEVLLTPDAANNRLFVLINGSLEVRLDSLERAPLTRLAPGECAGEMSMIEGRTPSAYVVAAEASHVLVISHDILWAMVGASHAIARNLLVILSGRLRSDNAIIADSAVIIRHFQKKSFTDALTGLNNRRWMEDFFTRELARAQINGQPAAFAVVDIDHFSAFNNQYGHLVGDLALGAVAESLIDHFRSDDLIARYGGDEFVVLLPGVSIDEARDIASRVRAGLHQASKKLATTVNNCPGVSVSIGLASLDDDDTLESLMAKADRALYRAKEKGRDQVSD; translated from the coding sequence ATGAGCATGCACACCACAGACCCGCACACGACGGCGAGCGCACCGGCCCCGGCCGCGCAACGGATGGTATCACCGATGAAACTCTCGACGTTACATTCGCTTAATTCGACCTTCTTCAGCGATGCGGCACTGTTTGATGCCGTCACGCCCGATAGTGTGGCCCATTACCTCAACGGGTGTGAGATTCAATCCGTGCCGGCCGGAGAAGTGCTGCTCACGCCGGATGCGGCCAATAACCGTCTGTTTGTCTTGATTAATGGTTCACTTGAAGTGCGGCTTGATTCGCTTGAACGTGCCCCGTTAACACGCCTTGCTCCGGGCGAGTGTGCGGGCGAGATGTCCATGATCGAGGGCCGCACACCCTCGGCGTATGTGGTTGCCGCCGAGGCATCACACGTGCTGGTTATCTCGCACGACATTCTTTGGGCGATGGTTGGTGCGAGTCACGCCATCGCGCGGAATTTGCTCGTGATTTTGAGCGGGCGATTGCGTTCCGACAACGCCATTATCGCCGACAGTGCCGTGATCATTCGCCACTTTCAAAAGAAGTCATTTACCGACGCGCTGACCGGGCTCAACAATCGCCGATGGATGGAAGACTTCTTTACCCGCGAACTTGCCCGGGCGCAGATCAACGGCCAACCGGCTGCGTTTGCCGTCGTTGACATCGACCATTTCAGTGCCTTCAACAATCAGTACGGTCATCTGGTGGGGGATCTGGCCCTGGGCGCGGTCGCCGAGTCGCTGATCGATCATTTTCGTAGCGACGACCTCATCGCGCGGTATGGCGGTGACGAGTTTGTGGTGCTACTGCCGGGCGTCAGCATTGATGAAGCCCGTGACATTGCCAGCCGCGTACGGGCGGGCTTGCACCAGGCGAGCAAAAAGTTGGCCACAACCGTCAACAACTGTCCCGGTGTGAGCGTGTCGATCGGCTTGGCGTCGCTCGACGATGACGACACGCTCGAGAGTTTGATGGCCAAGGCGGATAGAGCCCTATACCGAGCGAAGGAAAAAGGGCGCGATCAAGTTTCGGACTAG
- a CDS encoding serine/threonine protein kinase: protein MSFTTYSRDAKADRVVLKTDLFGAVYRVHPSNSANGDTVIVRDLSTARWWLRPLARRLAAREARALAALPNSSALPSLLDWDGIRLTRSFVDGQPLQAAKPHDARYFKSARVLLRALHRAGVVHNDSAKEPNWLVRPDGTAGLVDFQLAGVFAQRTQWFRQLAMEDIRHLLKHKRSYVPHALTAREQRILATPAWHSRLWRQTGKRLYLFITRRLLKWRDREGANDRQL, encoded by the coding sequence ATGTCCTTTACCACCTATTCGCGTGACGCCAAGGCGGACCGCGTTGTCCTTAAAACCGATCTGTTCGGCGCCGTCTATCGCGTTCATCCGTCGAACAGCGCGAACGGCGACACCGTCATCGTGCGAGACCTCAGCACCGCACGATGGTGGCTGCGCCCCTTGGCTCGTCGTTTAGCGGCTCGCGAAGCGCGGGCGTTGGCCGCTCTGCCAAACTCCTCGGCGCTCCCGAGTTTGCTCGACTGGGACGGCATTCGCCTCACCCGATCGTTTGTCGACGGCCAACCGCTACAGGCCGCCAAACCGCACGACGCAAGGTACTTTAAAAGCGCGCGCGTACTGCTTCGCGCGCTCCACAGAGCGGGCGTTGTTCATAACGACAGCGCCAAGGAGCCTAACTGGCTGGTGCGGCCCGACGGCACTGCCGGATTGGTTGATTTCCAGCTCGCGGGCGTCTTTGCTCAACGCACACAATGGTTTCGTCAGCTCGCCATGGAAGACATTCGCCACCTACTCAAACACAAACGCAGCTATGTGCCCCATGCGCTCACCGCCCGTGAGCAGCGCATCCTCGCCACACCCGCCTGGCATTCCAGGCTTTGGCGCCAGACGGGCAAGCGACTGTATTTGTTTATCACTCGACGCCTGCTGAAATGGCGCGATCGGGAGGGTGCAAATGATCGACAACTCTAA
- a CDS encoding response regulator transcription factor, whose translation MSVTVLLAEDHAMVRSGLKSLLADTPHIEVVGEASNGRQALQFVRQTPVDVVVMDITMPGLNGLEATSRLSKSHPDVKVLMLSMFANEEHIVQALRHGACGYLVKDAAASELELAINTVARGDRYLGNNIDAMRVLRHLESPGGGTSSLDRLTPRQREILQLVVEGNKTREIADMLAVSVKTVETHRAQLMDRLGIRDVAGLVKYSIRVGLLSAHS comes from the coding sequence ATGTCAGTAACAGTTTTACTTGCAGAAGATCATGCCATGGTTCGATCCGGATTGAAGTCACTACTAGCGGATACACCGCATATTGAGGTGGTGGGCGAAGCGAGCAACGGTCGTCAGGCGCTACAGTTTGTGCGACAAACACCGGTTGATGTGGTGGTGATGGACATTACGATGCCAGGTCTGAACGGTCTTGAGGCGACGTCCCGGCTCAGTAAATCGCATCCGGATGTGAAGGTGCTCATGCTGTCGATGTTTGCAAATGAAGAACACATTGTGCAGGCGTTGAGACATGGTGCCTGTGGATATCTGGTCAAAGATGCGGCGGCCTCCGAGCTCGAGCTGGCGATCAATACCGTCGCACGTGGCGATCGCTATCTGGGCAACAATATCGACGCGATGCGCGTCTTGCGACATCTCGAGTCGCCAGGTGGCGGCACCAGCTCGCTCGATCGACTCACGCCTCGCCAACGCGAAATATTGCAACTGGTTGTTGAGGGCAATAAGACGCGTGAAATCGCCGATATGCTTGCGGTGAGTGTCAAAACGGTCGAAACGCATCGGGCTCAACTGATGGATCGGCTCGGCATACGCGATGTCGCCGGTTTAGTGAAGTATTCGATACGCGTGGGATTGCTGTCGGCGCACAGTTAA
- a CDS encoding sensor histidine kinase produces MLNLLSVVSDPIVVISDTGTIRYVNDAMLSLLRIDTFSENRNIRRYLSAETYAALMNVGLPEARNNVYRVPVELIDARHQGHRTEARLVSLGDSNEFAGCYALLLDDRPFVVHRAYGGDSSDLPLRVRVREHGAGLLIRFDGGGVIREIDDPGRLMTGCAEPAQLGRVVWSLSGWSEQAEFERELKRCMQSLASTEKQYMPGRLNHSNGESVWMELCLSKQDNDYLIEGYDVTSRVVSELSRQQYTERLARLSRKLIRAQESERRRIAQELHDQIGQLLTALRLGLHGVRHSAETDDIRSRLDVSMDTVDKVLAHLRSLSLDLRPAMLEDLGLPAALNWFGARQSELTGLRVEVFAQELEQRLPSIVEVECFRIVQEAVANAMRHSQSEEIHISMSHRNDTLELVVEDFGVGFDAQKVLRSASGESSVGLENMQQRVALVGGEFNLDSIEGRGCRVRIRIPTNQ; encoded by the coding sequence TTGCTGAATCTGCTTTCTGTTGTTTCCGATCCGATTGTCGTGATCAGCGATACGGGAACGATACGATACGTTAACGATGCCATGCTCAGTTTGCTGCGCATCGATACTTTTTCTGAGAACCGTAATATTCGCCGCTACTTATCGGCGGAAACGTACGCGGCACTCATGAACGTCGGTCTTCCTGAAGCGCGCAATAACGTGTATCGCGTGCCGGTTGAGCTCATCGATGCGCGCCATCAGGGCCATCGCACCGAAGCGCGGCTCGTGAGTCTCGGCGATAGCAATGAGTTTGCCGGGTGCTACGCGTTATTGCTGGATGATCGACCGTTTGTTGTGCACCGCGCCTATGGCGGGGACAGTAGCGACTTACCGCTGCGTGTGCGAGTTCGTGAGCACGGCGCGGGGTTGCTGATTCGATTTGACGGTGGTGGGGTCATTAGGGAAATCGATGACCCCGGACGATTGATGACTGGATGTGCCGAGCCCGCCCAACTGGGGCGTGTGGTCTGGTCATTATCGGGTTGGTCTGAACAGGCTGAGTTTGAAAGGGAACTAAAACGCTGTATGCAATCGCTGGCGAGCACGGAAAAGCAATACATGCCCGGTCGTTTGAATCATTCAAACGGTGAGAGCGTGTGGATGGAGCTCTGTTTGTCCAAGCAGGACAACGACTACCTCATTGAAGGATACGACGTGACGTCGCGCGTCGTCTCCGAACTCAGCCGTCAACAGTACACCGAGCGATTAGCGAGGCTCTCTCGCAAGCTCATTCGCGCTCAAGAATCCGAACGTCGGCGCATCGCACAAGAACTGCACGACCAGATCGGTCAACTTCTCACCGCCTTACGACTCGGTTTGCACGGCGTTCGGCATAGTGCCGAGACCGACGATATTCGTTCGCGACTCGATGTCTCGATGGATACCGTCGACAAAGTCTTGGCGCATTTGCGATCGCTGTCATTGGACTTACGCCCGGCGATGCTCGAAGACCTGGGTCTTCCGGCGGCACTCAACTGGTTTGGGGCACGGCAGTCGGAGCTGACGGGCCTGCGTGTGGAAGTCTTTGCCCAGGAGCTGGAGCAGCGTTTGCCTAGCATCGTCGAAGTCGAGTGTTTTCGAATTGTTCAGGAGGCTGTGGCCAACGCTATGCGTCACAGTCAGTCAGAAGAAATACACATCTCGATGAGCCATCGTAACGATACGTTGGAACTCGTGGTGGAGGATTTTGGCGTCGGTTTCGATGCGCAAAAGGTGTTGCGGTCGGCTTCGGGCGAAAGCAGCGTCGGGCTAGAAAACATGCAGCAGCGAGTCGCGCTGGTGGGTGGTGAGTTCAATTTGGACTCAATTGAAGGACGCGGATGCCGAGTCCGCATAAGGATACCAACAAACCAATAA
- a CDS encoding thioesterase family protein codes for MARPALFNLTLEALPVVVSDHVRWGDMDAYQHLNNTLFFRLFEQARMAYFERIHFSSPGDNDQIGPILAHTECHFLKPLTYPQALQIGTRVSHLDRDWLTMDYGLFFSADGQARLAACGTGKIVCYDYANGKRCDLPDSVVASIEALEKS; via the coding sequence ATGGCTCGACCAGCGCTGTTCAATCTGACCCTAGAGGCGCTACCCGTGGTGGTCAGCGACCACGTCCGCTGGGGGGACATGGATGCCTATCAGCATCTGAACAACACCCTGTTTTTTCGGCTCTTTGAGCAGGCTCGAATGGCTTACTTCGAACGCATCCACTTCAGCTCGCCCGGCGACAACGATCAGATCGGCCCGATTTTGGCGCACACCGAGTGCCATTTTCTAAAACCGCTGACGTATCCGCAGGCGCTCCAAATTGGCACGCGCGTTAGCCACCTCGATCGCGATTGGCTAACCATGGACTACGGCTTGTTTTTCTCCGCCGATGGTCAAGCGCGGCTCGCCGCCTGTGGCACGGGCAAAATCGTCTGCTATGACTACGCCAACGGTAAGCGCTGCGATTTGCCGGACAGCGTCGTCGCGAGCATCGAGGCCCTCGAAAAAAGCTAG
- the icd gene encoding NADP-dependent isocitrate dehydrogenase: MINIPSDGQKITLENGRLVVPDNPIVPFIEGDGTGPDIWRAAVRVLDAAVDTAYGGARKIHWMEIYAGQKANDNFNSWLPDETVQACRDYLVSIKGPLTTPIGGGIRSLNVALRQLLDLYVCLRPVRWFAGVPSPVRKPNEVDMVIFRENTEDIYAGVEFESGSDTNRQFLNLFKEHFPKEYSKIRFPLTSGIGIKPVSEEGTSRLIRAALRYAIDNDRKSLTLVHKGNIMKFTEGAFRNWGYQVAAEEFADHTYSWDQYDATAAEKGKDAANAEQSAALADGKILVKDVIADITLQQVLTRPTEFDVIATMNLNGDYLSDALAAQVGGIGIAPGGNINYDSGHAVFEATHGTAPKYANLDKVNPGSLILSGEMMLRYMGWKEAADKIINAMNDTIATRTVTYDFARLMDDATEVKCSEFADAMIEKM; the protein is encoded by the coding sequence ATGATCAACATCCCATCCGATGGACAGAAAATTACGCTTGAGAACGGCCGACTGGTCGTGCCCGACAACCCGATCGTGCCCTTTATTGAAGGCGACGGTACCGGCCCGGATATCTGGCGGGCGGCCGTGCGCGTACTCGACGCCGCTGTCGACACCGCTTACGGGGGCGCGCGCAAGATTCATTGGATGGAAATTTATGCCGGCCAAAAAGCCAATGACAACTTCAATTCCTGGTTACCGGACGAAACCGTGCAGGCCTGCCGCGACTATCTGGTGTCGATCAAAGGACCCCTAACCACACCGATCGGGGGTGGCATCCGCTCCTTAAACGTCGCACTGCGCCAGCTCCTTGATCTCTATGTCTGCCTACGACCGGTGCGCTGGTTTGCTGGCGTGCCGTCGCCGGTGCGCAAACCCAACGAGGTCGACATGGTGATCTTCCGAGAAAACACCGAAGACATCTATGCGGGCGTCGAATTCGAATCCGGCTCCGACACCAATCGCCAGTTTTTAAACCTCTTCAAAGAGCACTTTCCGAAGGAATACAGCAAGATTCGTTTTCCGCTCACCTCGGGCATCGGCATCAAGCCCGTGTCAGAAGAAGGCACCAGCCGCCTGATTCGTGCCGCGCTGCGTTACGCGATCGACAATGACCGTAAAAGCCTGACGCTCGTACACAAAGGCAACATCATGAAGTTCACCGAGGGCGCCTTTCGCAATTGGGGCTATCAAGTTGCGGCAGAAGAATTTGCCGATCACACCTACAGCTGGGATCAATACGATGCAACGGCTGCAGAGAAAGGTAAAGACGCCGCCAATGCAGAGCAATCCGCCGCGCTCGCCGACGGCAAAATCCTGGTGAAAGACGTGATTGCGGACATCACCCTTCAACAGGTACTCACTCGCCCTACCGAATTTGACGTGATTGCCACGATGAACCTCAATGGCGACTACCTGTCCGATGCGTTGGCCGCGCAAGTGGGCGGCATTGGCATCGCGCCGGGCGGCAACATCAATTACGACTCCGGACATGCGGTGTTCGAAGCCACGCACGGCACAGCGCCCAAGTACGCCAACTTGGACAAGGTCAACCCTGGTTCTCTAATCTTGTCGGGCGAAATGATGCTGCGCTACATGGGGTGGAAAGAAGCCGCGGATAAAATCATCAATGCGATGAACGATACCATCGCGACGCGCACCGTCACGTACGACTTTGCGCGCCTCATGGACGACGCAACCGAAGTAAAATGCAGCGAGTTCGCGGACGCCATGATCGAGAAAATGTAG